A section of the Leptospira kobayashii genome encodes:
- a CDS encoding MBL fold metallo-hydrolase produces the protein MGKAKKYFSISLLVVTSIFLLILWRLGYPPLTPEENTTTISKSRYKTPFEKLRFTIIKTGEAITSEAFVVEGGNPFQKGRISHPAILVEHSKDRFLFDTGLGTNVEEEFAEHPLFLRIVMRFKNHNPAVQQLSKQNIPPETIKTAFLSHLHWDHASGIKDFPNTEFITTKEEYQSAFEKSGYIKRQFDGDSIHWKFLEFDPIPYENFTTSKDWFGDGSVVFVPMAGHSAGSLGMFLNFPDGRRYFFTGDTTWSEKGFLFPAHRPRGSRSIVDKDPSDLGKELTKVHQLLKVYPDLKLIPAHDLTVQEKLGLFPNWVE, from the coding sequence ATGGGAAAAGCAAAAAAATATTTTTCTATTTCATTACTTGTTGTTACCAGCATTTTTCTACTCATCTTATGGAGATTAGGTTATCCTCCTCTTACTCCGGAAGAAAATACTACGACCATTTCCAAGAGCCGGTATAAAACCCCTTTTGAAAAATTAAGGTTTACGATCATCAAAACCGGAGAAGCGATTACTTCCGAAGCATTTGTCGTAGAAGGAGGAAATCCTTTTCAAAAAGGAAGGATTTCCCATCCGGCCATCTTAGTAGAACATTCCAAAGACAGATTTTTATTTGATACGGGGCTGGGAACAAATGTAGAAGAAGAATTCGCAGAACACCCATTATTTCTAAGAATTGTAATGAGATTCAAAAATCACAACCCAGCCGTACAACAACTCTCCAAACAAAATATTCCCCCAGAAACAATCAAAACCGCTTTCTTATCTCACCTTCATTGGGACCATGCAAGTGGAATCAAAGACTTTCCCAATACAGAATTTATAACAACAAAAGAAGAGTATCAATCAGCATTCGAAAAATCCGGTTATATCAAAAGGCAATTTGACGGTGATTCCATACATTGGAAATTCTTGGAATTTGATCCCATTCCTTATGAAAATTTCACTACCAGCAAAGATTGGTTTGGTGATGGAAGTGTGGTATTTGTTCCTATGGCAGGCCATAGTGCGGGATCTTTAGGAATGTTCTTAAACTTTCCAGATGGAAGAAGATATTTTTTCACAGGAGATACAACCTGGTCGGAAAAAGGATTTCTATTTCCGGCCCATCGACCAAGAGGTTCGCGCTCGATCGTAGACAAAGACCCGAGCGACCTAGGAAAAGAGTTAACAAAAGTACATCAACTTTTAAAAGTCTATCCTGATTTAAAATTAATTCCAGCCCATGATTTAACGGTGCAAGAAAAACTCGGACTATTCCCAAACTGGGTAGAATAA
- a CDS encoding TetR/AcrR family transcriptional regulator, with protein sequence MSTKGDQTKLKMIKAMAESLETIGYSGTGMNEIVKATDSPKGSLYFHFPGGKEDLASQALTRTGEDMGEEFAELLKSAKSPAQGISKIFQVLEERILKSNYAKGCPIATTALETASENNLVNKTCSTIFTSWADKLSLYLQHNKVQAKKAKELSYSILSLWEGAVLLSKTNKTTEPLKAATKTAEFLIQSELTKITKEV encoded by the coding sequence ATGAGCACCAAAGGGGATCAAACCAAATTAAAAATGATCAAAGCGATGGCTGAATCCTTAGAAACTATTGGTTATTCCGGAACAGGGATGAACGAAATTGTAAAAGCTACAGATTCTCCCAAAGGATCTCTCTATTTCCATTTTCCGGGAGGAAAAGAAGATCTCGCCTCGCAGGCTTTGACACGCACAGGGGAAGATATGGGAGAAGAATTTGCGGAACTACTCAAATCTGCAAAATCACCTGCCCAAGGAATTTCTAAAATCTTTCAAGTTTTAGAAGAAAGAATTCTAAAAAGCAATTATGCCAAAGGATGTCCGATTGCAACGACCGCACTGGAAACCGCTTCAGAAAATAATTTGGTAAACAAGACTTGTTCTACGATTTTCACATCTTGGGCGGATAAACTTTCTCTATATTTACAACATAATAAAGTGCAGGCGAAGAAAGCAAAAGAGCTTTCTTATTCTATACTTTCGCTATGGGAAGGGGCCGTTTTGCTATCCAAAACAAACAAAACCACCGAACCTTTGAAGGCAGCAACCAAAACGGCTGAATTCTTAATCCAATCGGAATTAACTAAAATTACTAAGGAAGTCTAA
- a CDS encoding DUF1564 family protein — MFLVPYEFMPHLSVLRRFGGIARALSVLLSRYSEMVSKGMGRGAQGGRSAILYQEEGLELRRLGARVRERDWVELSLLAEFLGVSRCCLFAKLLELDLLGWGAKLGEAGFVRPIASFPFLSLKSQLLPYPIQHKYKTKMTYLL, encoded by the coding sequence ATGTTTTTGGTTCCTTATGAGTTTATGCCCCATCTTTCTGTTTTGCGGCGGTTTGGTGGGATTGCCCGCGCCTTGAGTGTGCTTTTGAGCCGGTATTCTGAAATGGTTTCGAAAGGAATGGGACGGGGTGCCCAGGGTGGTCGATCGGCAATTCTTTACCAAGAGGAAGGTTTGGAATTGCGAAGATTGGGTGCTCGGGTGCGGGAAAGGGATTGGGTGGAATTGAGTCTTTTGGCGGAGTTTTTGGGGGTTTCGCGGTGTTGTCTTTTTGCGAAGTTATTGGAGTTGGATTTGTTGGGGTGGGGGGCGAAGTTGGGTGAGGCGGGGTTTGTTAGACCTATTGCATCCTTCCCCTTCCTCTCTCTCAAGTCCCAACTCCTACCCTACCCAATCCAGCATAAGTACAAAACCAAAATGACCTATTTACTCTAA